From a single Nicotiana tomentosiformis chromosome 2, ASM39032v3, whole genome shotgun sequence genomic region:
- the LOC104102539 gene encoding purine permease 21-like isoform X1, with protein sequence MGDTSVVVQSQVQADDEAKIEESSQNGTDQSKAPSFVQYKWWIQMVIYSTFVLSGQAIGTLLGRLYFDKGGNSKWLATLVQNIGFPILIPFLLITSTKTNHEVITEIQKPSFYVVASLYTLLGLFLAGNCMLYTIGLQYLPVTTYSLICASQLGFNALFSFFLNKQKITPYIVNSLVILTISSSLLVLQNDNSEDQSNKKSRKKYIIGFLSTVAASAGYALMLSITQLALQKIFKRESFRLIIEMSIYQSLVATLAILVGFFASGEWKTMDKEMDEYKLGKVRYVLNLIGTAISWQVFSVGSIGLIFKVSSLFSNVISILGLPIAPVLAVIFLHDKLTGVKVMSMLLAIWGFVSYIYQHYLDDLKDKAAKNVQVVELSESFSH encoded by the exons ATGGGGGATACTTCAGTAGTAGTGCAATCACAAGTACAAG CAGATGACGAAGCAAAAATTGAAGAGAGCTCACAGAATGGAACTGATCAGTCAAAAGCTCCAAGCTTCGTACAGTACAAATGGTGGATCCAAATGGTTATTTACTCAACATTTGTTCTCTCTGGCCAAGCCATAGGTACACTCTTAGGTCGATTATATTTTGACAAAGGGGGAAATAGCAAATGGTTAGCTACATTAGTACAAAATATAGGCTTCCCAATTCTCATCCCTTTCCTCTTAATCACATCAACTAAAACTAATCATGAAGTGATCACTGAAATACAGAAACCATCTTTTTATGTCGTTGCTTCACTTTATACTTTGCTTGGGTTGTTCCTAGCTGGAAATTGTATGTTATACACAATAGGTTTACAATACCTCCCTGTCACAACTTATTCACTTATTTGTGCTAGTCAATTGGGATTCAATGCTCTTTTTTCCTTCTTCCTAAATAAACAAAAAATCACCCCTTATATTGTCAACTCATTAGTAATTCTTACTATTTCCTCTTCTCTCCTCGTCCTCCAAAACGACAATTCTGAAGATCAGTCCAATAAAAAGTCTAGAAAAAAATACATAATTGGATTTTTATCCACAGTTGCTGCATCTGCTGGTTATGCATTGATGCTCTCTATTACACAGCTTGCTCTTCAGAAAATCTTTAAGAGGGAAAGTTTTCGTTTGATTATAGAGATGTCAATTTACCAGTCATTAGTTGCGACATTGGCAATTTTAGTTGGATTTTTCGCGAGTGGTGAGTGGAAAACGATGGACAAAGAAATGGATGAGTATAAATTAGGGAAAGTTAGATATGTTTTGAATTTAATTGGGACAGCTATTTCTTGGCAAGTTTTCTCAGTTGGTTCTATAGGGCTGATTTTCAAAGTGTCTTCACTATTCTCAAATGTGATTAGCATTTTAGGTTTGCCTATTGCTCCTGTTTTGGCTGTGATCTTTCTTCACGATAAGTTAACTGGTGTTAAAGTGATGTCAATGTTGTTGGCTATATGGGGTTTTGTATCATATATTTATCAGCATTATCTTGATGATTTAAAGGACAAGGCTGCAAAAAATGTTCAAGTTGTGGAGCTTTCTGAAAGTTTCTCTCATTGA
- the LOC138904920 gene encoding uncharacterized mitochondrial protein AtMg00810-like, which yields MKDLGELKYFLGIEFSRSGMNQRKYALELITDMRLSASKPAWTPLEYNQKLTVKEMDELTGHIDDELLEDKGKYQKLIGRLLYLTLTRLDIAFTVQTLSQFMQQPKRSYWEATLRVVRYIKKEPGLGILMSSRKTNSLTAYRDADWASCTNTRKAIFVSTKTTSFSPSFALLHLFKWRKLQRLYRRRRKLLAPLPGRPAARCRWSRFPTKGHLEAVKMDCNWGPKVEVDIPVPEEGLTKDAILRPSSGEEGNKSPVSKLGEDKKRKAIL from the exons ATGAAGGATCTTGGAGaattgaagtactttctagggATAGAATTCAGTAGATCAGGAATGAACCAAAGGAAGTATGCATTAGAGCTTATCACAGACATGAGATTGAGTGCCTCCAAACCAGCCTGGACACCATTAGAATACAATCAGAAGCTTACAGTAAAAGAAATGGATGAACTCACAGGACACATAGATGATGAACTACTGGAAGACAAAGGGAAATATCAAAAATTGATAGGGAGACTGCTTTACTTGACACTGACCAGATTGGATATTGCTTTTACAGTCCAAACACTAAGTCAGTTCATGCAACAACCTAAGAGGAGCTATTGGGAAGCAACACTCAGGGTTGTAAGGTACATAAAGAAGGAACCGGGCTTAGGAATATTGATGAGTAGCAGAAAGACCAATAGTTTGACTGCATATCGTGATGCAGATTGGGCATCATGCACAAACACAAGAAA AGCCATATTCGTTAGTACTAAAACCACTAGTTTTTCACCTTCCTTTGCTCTTCTTCACTTATTCaaatggcgaaaacttcaaagACTATACCgtagaaggagaaagcttctagCTCCTCTTCCTGGCCGTCCGGCGGCAAGGTGCCGGTGGAGCCGCTTCCCCACGa AGGGCCATCTCGAGGCTGTGAAGATGGACTGCAACTGGGGGCCCAAGGTTGAGGTGGATATTCCTGTTCCCGAAGAGG GCCTgaccaaggatgccattttgaggcccTCAAGTGGCGAGGAAGGAAACAAGTCCCCAGTTTCGAAGCTGGGGGAAGATAAGAAGAGGAAAGCTATTTTGTAG
- the LOC138904921 gene encoding uncharacterized protein: MDSVQKLRDEEEEEEEHASALTVRPRTDVKIKPRIEEAPEKKSGGDPHPELPEVEVVSRTTTATPDRAGSETPKVDQSIPSDLLGVMTVGHSPSLPAFSEEALREARELKAPDIGGGSSIGDPFQDFFAGVDDASDLSDAYIFLEEAQRLLSRAFVKLRADLSQCKTELHKVSEEKNALKLLCGQNDEAIKDLEADLAKAREEEAALDKQVSTLLIEFGLDPTVEANASLSQLQQKIERIELLRGEVDQVKADCDRWKGNMDRLATEKETALARLSSAAVQLRGAKEKSSAQAKRIEELETGLAEAKVEVEKIKLWRISPLPCTRPMLRLLRCS; encoded by the exons ATGGACTCAGTCCAAAAATTGAGagacgaagaagaggaagaagaggaacaCGCTTCAGCGCTGACGGTCCGACCTAGGACAGATGTTAAAATCAAGCCTCGTATCGAGGAGGCTCCTGAAAAGAAATCGGGTGGGGATCCCCACCCCGAGTTACCAGAGGTCGAGGTCGTTTCTCGAACAACTACAGCTACACCGGACAGGGCCGGTTCTGAGACCCCGAAGGTTGATCAGAGCATTCCGAGCGACTTGCTCGGGGTCATGACAGTAGGCCACTCGCCTTCTCTTCCGGCCTTTTCTGAAGAGGCGTTaagggaagctcgagagttgaaggCCCCCGATATAGGCGGAGGCTCTAGTATAGGAGATCCCTTTCAGGACTTCTTtgctggagtcgatgatgcctccgatCTTAgtgacgcttatatctttttagaagaggcccaacgtctcTTATCTCGG GCCTTTGTCAAGCTTCGAGCTGACCTCAGCCAGTGTAAAACCGAGCTCCACAAGGTCTCGGAGGAGAAGAATGCTCTGAAGCTTCTTTGCGGCCAAAatgacgaggctataaaggatcttgaagcagatttggccaaggctcgtgAGGAAGAGGCTGCGCTAGATAAGCAGGTAAGCACCCTTTTGATAGAGTTCGGACTCgacccaactgtggaagctaacGCTTCGTTGTCTCAGCTGCAACAAAAGATTGAAAGGATCGAGTTACTTCGGGGAGAAGTCGATCAGGTCAAGGCTGATTGTGATCGGTGGAAGGGTAACATGGACCGCCTGGCTACAGAAAAAGAAACTGCCTTGGCCAGATTGTCATCGGCCGCGGTTCAACTTCGGGGTGCCAAAGAGAAAAGTTCGGCCCAAGCCAAGAGGATCGAAGAGCTCGAAAccgggcttgctgaggccaaggttGAGGTTGAGAAGATAAAGTTGTGGCGAATAAGTCCATTGCCATGTACCAGGCCGATGCTAAGGCTGCTCAGATGCAGCTAA
- the LOC104102539 gene encoding probable purine permease 10 isoform X2, which yields MGDTSVVVQSQVQDDEAKIEESSQNGTDQSKAPSFVQYKWWIQMVIYSTFVLSGQAIGTLLGRLYFDKGGNSKWLATLVQNIGFPILIPFLLITSTKTNHEVITEIQKPSFYVVASLYTLLGLFLAGNCMLYTIGLQYLPVTTYSLICASQLGFNALFSFFLNKQKITPYIVNSLVILTISSSLLVLQNDNSEDQSNKKSRKKYIIGFLSTVAASAGYALMLSITQLALQKIFKRESFRLIIEMSIYQSLVATLAILVGFFASGEWKTMDKEMDEYKLGKVRYVLNLIGTAISWQVFSVGSIGLIFKVSSLFSNVISILGLPIAPVLAVIFLHDKLTGVKVMSMLLAIWGFVSYIYQHYLDDLKDKAAKNVQVVELSESFSH from the exons ATGGGGGATACTTCAGTAGTAGTGCAATCACAAGTACAAG ATGACGAAGCAAAAATTGAAGAGAGCTCACAGAATGGAACTGATCAGTCAAAAGCTCCAAGCTTCGTACAGTACAAATGGTGGATCCAAATGGTTATTTACTCAACATTTGTTCTCTCTGGCCAAGCCATAGGTACACTCTTAGGTCGATTATATTTTGACAAAGGGGGAAATAGCAAATGGTTAGCTACATTAGTACAAAATATAGGCTTCCCAATTCTCATCCCTTTCCTCTTAATCACATCAACTAAAACTAATCATGAAGTGATCACTGAAATACAGAAACCATCTTTTTATGTCGTTGCTTCACTTTATACTTTGCTTGGGTTGTTCCTAGCTGGAAATTGTATGTTATACACAATAGGTTTACAATACCTCCCTGTCACAACTTATTCACTTATTTGTGCTAGTCAATTGGGATTCAATGCTCTTTTTTCCTTCTTCCTAAATAAACAAAAAATCACCCCTTATATTGTCAACTCATTAGTAATTCTTACTATTTCCTCTTCTCTCCTCGTCCTCCAAAACGACAATTCTGAAGATCAGTCCAATAAAAAGTCTAGAAAAAAATACATAATTGGATTTTTATCCACAGTTGCTGCATCTGCTGGTTATGCATTGATGCTCTCTATTACACAGCTTGCTCTTCAGAAAATCTTTAAGAGGGAAAGTTTTCGTTTGATTATAGAGATGTCAATTTACCAGTCATTAGTTGCGACATTGGCAATTTTAGTTGGATTTTTCGCGAGTGGTGAGTGGAAAACGATGGACAAAGAAATGGATGAGTATAAATTAGGGAAAGTTAGATATGTTTTGAATTTAATTGGGACAGCTATTTCTTGGCAAGTTTTCTCAGTTGGTTCTATAGGGCTGATTTTCAAAGTGTCTTCACTATTCTCAAATGTGATTAGCATTTTAGGTTTGCCTATTGCTCCTGTTTTGGCTGTGATCTTTCTTCACGATAAGTTAACTGGTGTTAAAGTGATGTCAATGTTGTTGGCTATATGGGGTTTTGTATCATATATTTATCAGCATTATCTTGATGATTTAAAGGACAAGGCTGCAAAAAATGTTCAAGTTGTGGAGCTTTCTGAAAGTTTCTCTCATTGA